In Myxococcus fulvus, the following proteins share a genomic window:
- a CDS encoding alpha-hydroxy acid oxidase: MSVSIEDLRQRARRRLPRTVFDYVEGASDDGFTTAANRRSFERYLFRARSLVDVSVIDHSTTLLGERLATPIILGPTGLAGLLAPRGEELAAKAAASRGAVFTLSTMSIGTIEEVAAASSAPLWFQLYVWKDRGVTQSLVERAKAAGYRALCLTVDVPVMGNREQDRRNGFTVPPRLHFSNVMDVLRHLGWVLRMTSSPRATFGNFVDHPALTQANAVGVARFTNSQFDPAVTWKDVEWLRSIWPGPLVLKGISCAEDARKAVSLGVEALVVSNHGGRQLDFLPAAIDVLPEVVDAVEGRSEVILDGGIRRGSDIVKAIALGARACMVGRPFLYGLAANGRAGVERALDILTSEVDRTLALLGCPRLSELDRSALRLDAPASLERVTTSSHLGPHALPRRAGGTHES; the protein is encoded by the coding sequence GTGAGCGTCAGCATCGAGGACCTGCGTCAGCGCGCGCGGCGGCGGCTGCCCCGGACCGTCTTCGACTATGTCGAGGGCGCCTCGGACGACGGCTTCACCACCGCCGCGAATCGACGGAGCTTCGAGCGCTATCTCTTCCGCGCGCGCTCGCTCGTGGACGTGAGCGTCATCGACCACTCCACCACGCTCCTCGGAGAGCGGCTCGCCACGCCCATCATCCTCGGCCCCACGGGGCTCGCGGGCCTGCTCGCGCCGCGAGGAGAAGAGCTGGCCGCCAAGGCCGCCGCGAGCCGAGGCGCCGTCTTCACCCTCAGCACCATGTCCATCGGGACGATTGAAGAGGTCGCCGCCGCGTCCTCCGCGCCCCTCTGGTTCCAGCTCTATGTCTGGAAGGACCGGGGCGTCACCCAATCCCTCGTGGAGCGCGCGAAGGCCGCGGGCTACCGCGCGCTGTGCCTCACCGTGGACGTGCCCGTCATGGGCAACCGCGAGCAGGACCGCCGCAACGGCTTCACCGTCCCTCCACGCCTGCACTTCTCCAACGTGATGGATGTGCTGCGCCACCTCGGCTGGGTGCTGCGCATGACGTCCAGCCCGCGCGCCACCTTCGGCAACTTCGTGGACCACCCCGCGCTCACCCAGGCGAACGCCGTGGGCGTGGCGCGCTTCACCAACAGCCAGTTCGACCCCGCCGTCACGTGGAAGGACGTCGAGTGGCTGCGCTCCATCTGGCCCGGCCCCCTCGTGCTCAAGGGCATCTCGTGCGCGGAGGACGCGCGCAAGGCCGTGTCGCTCGGAGTCGAGGCGCTCGTCGTATCGAATCACGGCGGACGACAGCTCGACTTCCTCCCCGCCGCCATCGACGTGCTGCCCGAGGTGGTGGACGCCGTGGAGGGCCGCTCCGAGGTCATCCTCGATGGCGGCATCCGCCGGGGCTCCGACATCGTGAAGGCCATCGCCCTGGGGGCTCGCGCCTGCATGGTGGGCCGGCCCTTCCTCTACGGCCTGGCCGCGAACGGACGAGCGGGCGTGGAGCGGGCGCTGGACATCCTCACCTCCGAGGTCGACCGCACGCTCGCGCTGCTGGGTTGCCCGCGGCTCTCGGAACTGGACCGCTCTGCGCTGCGACTCGATGCCCCCGCGTCCCTGGAGCGCGTCACGACGTCCTCCCACCTGGGGCCACACGCCCTGCCACGACGCGCGGGTGGGACTCACGAGTCGTGA